Proteins from a genomic interval of Clostridium sp. M62/1:
- a CDS encoding Maf family protein has product MKHTGIKHTEYAESTESRQGKKLPYPVILASASPRRREILNQIGIEPTVMPGNLEEQVTSERPDEVVMELSAQKAEHVYNMCRKDRENGSFIVIGSDTVVAAGGKILGKPGNEEEAREMIRLLSGNVHQVYTGVTLIRGDRKITFAEKTEVSVWPMTEEEIEDYIAFHGSEDDGESEENPGKPRHEWEDKAGGYGIQGSFAKFIREIHGDYYNVMGLPASRTYQELKRISEERL; this is encoded by the coding sequence ATGAAGCATACAGGAATAAAGCATACAGAATATGCGGAAAGTACAGAAAGCAGACAGGGAAAAAAACTGCCGTATCCGGTGATCCTGGCCTCCGCCTCGCCCAGGCGAAGGGAGATTTTAAATCAGATCGGCATAGAGCCCACTGTGATGCCGGGAAATCTTGAAGAACAGGTGACATCGGAAAGACCTGATGAGGTGGTGATGGAGCTGTCAGCCCAGAAGGCAGAGCATGTCTATAACATGTGCAGAAAAGACAGGGAAAACGGCAGTTTCATTGTCATTGGCTCAGATACGGTCGTGGCTGCCGGAGGAAAGATCCTGGGAAAGCCCGGGAATGAGGAGGAAGCGAGGGAGATGATTCGCCTCCTGTCCGGAAACGTCCACCAGGTCTATACAGGCGTCACCCTGATCCGGGGGGATAGGAAAATCACCTTTGCGGAAAAGACGGAGGTTTCAGTCTGGCCCATGACAGAGGAGGAGATAGAGGACTATATCGCCTTTCATGGTTCAGAGGACGATGGCGAGTCCGAAGAGAATCCCGGAAAGCCGCGGCATGAGTGGGAAGACAAGGCCGGCGGATATGGAATACAGGGCAGTTTTGCAAAATTTATCAGGGAGATTCACGGAGACTATTATAATGTGATGGGCCTTCCGGCCAGCAGGACGTATCAGGAACTTAAAAGGATTTCGGAGGAGAGGCTATGA
- a CDS encoding UvrD-helicase domain-containing protein yields MYIADLHIHSRYSRATSRDLTPEQLDYSARQKGIRLLGTGDFTHPAWREELKEKLEPAEDGLYRLKRAYRREEELASGEEETRFVISGEISSIYKQDGKVRKVHSLILLPGLEEAWKLSAKLETIGNIHSDGRPILGLSCHDLLEIMLEICPEGMFIPAHIWTPHFSMFGAFSGFDRVEDCFGELTPYIHAVETGLSSDPPMNWRVSALDRFQLISNSDAHSPSKLGREANVLSCELSYEGLKRAIETGEGLCRTIEFFPEEGKYHFDGHRKCHICLSPAEAEQCEGICPVCGKRMTTGVSHRVEQLADRPEGFLPEKVKPFESLVPLPEVIAASTGRSAAGKKVQEEYGKMVRELGTEFAILREIPTEDIQKHSGRLIAEGIRRLREGRVTRLPGFDGEYGTIRLFEPDEIENTDGQMSMFDMMGPGDFTESAAGPEKTKDLKQEPQRERDAEAGEERGIKAGDREEKNGKEENGEKKNGEKENGGEKFGGDRAENGSGTDLSKPEKFLERLNPEQRRAAAVPARSMAVIAGPGTGKTGTLTARIRCLLEVRRVRPSEITAVTFTKRAAEELRERLKREMPRHRTISRIQTGTFHSLCYSMLRQTGVEFELADSLELTELASDVLKEKKLKIRPAEFLRGVSAEKCRRWETGDAACGKEACKEEKNLLPEKQEEAFELYQRRLREAGLYDFDDLQIEALRLLEEDREAAAGLCSRFRYLLVDEFQDISPIQYRLIRNWNQEGRELFVIGDPDQSIYGFRGSDPECFRRLLAEFPETCTVRLEQNYRSSLQITEGACAMISNNPGGERRLISAAGEGLPIRIAKAAGRLSEGIFTAREINRMIGGIDMLDAQEREAVQEKKVRSFSDIAVLCRTHRQAEEIEECLRKEGIPCIVTGRGEFLEAETVREATGFFRSLLHDSSDTEKAQQQSREIPFMKKRLGESVYGGLREKYEPMMKKKPAELIRSYREDRGLLEDEPLEKLTGMALFHRTMREFLDNLAFGADGDLRRCGEKRYTADAVSLMTLHAAKGLEFPAVIIAGVRKYSIPMEPEQKKREEPGKITAESEEDRLKKEEERRLFYVGMTRAKEELILVTSGTESEFLGEIPERLAVREETGGKKTFAPRQLSLFDFMK; encoded by the coding sequence ATGTATATTGCCGATCTGCACATCCATTCCAGGTATTCAAGGGCAACGAGCCGTGATCTGACGCCGGAACAGCTTGACTATTCTGCAAGGCAGAAAGGAATCAGGCTGCTGGGGACGGGAGATTTTACCCATCCGGCGTGGAGGGAGGAGCTGAAAGAAAAGCTGGAGCCTGCTGAGGATGGACTCTACCGCCTGAAAAGAGCGTACAGGAGGGAGGAGGAGCTGGCGTCCGGAGAGGAGGAAACACGTTTTGTGATATCTGGAGAGATCAGCTCCATCTACAAGCAGGACGGAAAGGTCCGGAAGGTTCACAGCCTCATCCTGCTTCCGGGACTGGAGGAGGCCTGGAAGCTCTCGGCCAAGCTGGAAACCATTGGAAACATCCACTCAGACGGCCGGCCGATTCTGGGGCTTTCCTGCCATGATCTCCTGGAAATCATGCTGGAAATCTGCCCGGAAGGGATGTTCATACCGGCCCATATCTGGACGCCCCATTTTTCCATGTTCGGGGCCTTTTCCGGCTTTGACCGGGTGGAGGACTGCTTCGGGGAGCTGACACCCTATATCCATGCGGTGGAGACAGGACTCTCCTCCGATCCTCCCATGAACTGGCGGGTCTCCGCCCTGGACCGGTTCCAGCTCATCTCAAACTCGGATGCCCACTCTCCGTCTAAGCTGGGGCGGGAGGCAAATGTGCTGTCCTGCGAGCTGTCCTATGAGGGGCTGAAACGGGCCATTGAGACAGGAGAGGGACTTTGCCGCACCATCGAGTTTTTCCCGGAGGAGGGAAAATACCATTTTGACGGGCACAGAAAATGCCATATCTGCTTAAGCCCTGCCGAGGCAGAGCAGTGTGAGGGGATATGCCCGGTCTGCGGAAAGAGGATGACCACAGGCGTTTCCCACCGGGTAGAGCAGCTTGCAGACCGGCCGGAGGGCTTTCTTCCAGAGAAGGTCAAACCCTTTGAAAGTCTGGTTCCCCTGCCGGAGGTGATTGCCGCGTCCACAGGGCGGTCGGCGGCGGGAAAGAAGGTGCAGGAAGAGTACGGGAAAATGGTGCGAGAGCTGGGCACGGAATTTGCTATTCTCAGGGAAATCCCCACAGAGGATATTCAGAAACATTCCGGCCGCCTGATCGCAGAGGGAATCAGGCGGCTCAGGGAGGGCAGAGTTACACGGCTTCCGGGCTTTGACGGGGAGTATGGAACCATACGCCTGTTTGAGCCGGACGAGATAGAGAACACGGACGGACAGATGAGCATGTTTGACATGATGGGACCAGGTGATTTCACGGAGTCTGCCGCCGGGCCGGAAAAAACAAAAGACCTGAAACAGGAGCCCCAGAGAGAAAGGGATGCAGAAGCCGGAGAGGAAAGGGGCATAAAGGCAGGGGACAGAGAAGAAAAGAACGGAAAAGAGGAGAATGGAGAAAAAAAGAACGGAGAAAAAGAGAACGGAGGAGAGAAATTCGGAGGGGACAGGGCAGAAAACGGAAGCGGAACGGATCTTTCCAAGCCGGAGAAGTTTTTAGAGCGTCTGAACCCGGAGCAGAGGCGGGCGGCTGCGGTGCCTGCCCGCTCCATGGCCGTCATAGCAGGGCCTGGAACAGGAAAGACCGGGACTCTGACAGCCAGAATCCGCTGCCTTCTGGAGGTAAGGCGGGTCAGGCCTTCGGAGATCACGGCAGTGACCTTTACAAAACGGGCGGCAGAGGAGCTTCGGGAAAGGCTTAAACGGGAGATGCCCCGCCACCGGACGATTTCCCGGATACAGACGGGAACCTTCCACTCTCTCTGTTATTCCATGCTGCGCCAGACCGGAGTGGAGTTTGAACTGGCGGACAGCCTGGAGCTAACGGAACTGGCCTCGGATGTGCTGAAGGAGAAAAAACTGAAAATCCGTCCGGCAGAATTTCTGAGGGGAGTGTCTGCAGAAAAATGCAGAAGGTGGGAGACAGGAGATGCAGCCTGCGGGAAGGAAGCCTGCAAAGAGGAAAAGAACCTTTTACCTGAAAAGCAGGAGGAAGCCTTTGAGCTGTATCAGAGACGCCTCAGAGAAGCGGGACTTTACGATTTTGACGATCTGCAGATAGAGGCGCTGCGCCTTCTGGAAGAGGACAGGGAGGCAGCGGCAGGCCTCTGCTCCCGTTTCCGGTATCTGCTGGTGGATGAGTTTCAGGATATAAGTCCCATCCAGTACCGCCTCATAAGAAACTGGAACCAGGAGGGAAGGGAGCTGTTTGTGATAGGAGATCCGGATCAGTCCATCTATGGGTTCAGGGGCTCCGATCCAGAGTGCTTTCGCAGACTTTTAGCGGAGTTTCCTGAGACATGCACGGTCCGCCTGGAACAGAACTACCGCTCCTCCTTACAGATCACAGAGGGAGCCTGCGCCATGATTTCCAATAATCCGGGGGGAGAGAGAAGACTCATCTCCGCAGCCGGTGAAGGGCTTCCAATTCGGATTGCAAAGGCGGCGGGAAGGCTCTCAGAGGGGATCTTTACCGCCAGAGAGATCAACCGGATGATCGGCGGAATCGATATGCTGGATGCTCAGGAGAGAGAGGCGGTTCAGGAGAAAAAAGTCAGGAGCTTTTCCGATATTGCCGTGCTGTGCAGAACCCACAGACAGGCAGAGGAGATAGAAGAGTGCCTGAGAAAAGAGGGGATCCCCTGCATTGTAACGGGAAGAGGGGAATTTCTGGAAGCGGAGACCGTGCGGGAGGCCACGGGCTTTTTCAGAAGTCTCTTGCATGACAGCTCAGATACGGAAAAGGCCCAGCAGCAGAGCAGAGAGATTCCGTTTATGAAAAAGCGTCTGGGAGAGAGTGTCTACGGCGGTCTCAGGGAGAAATACGAGCCAATGATGAAGAAGAAACCGGCAGAGCTTATCAGAAGCTACAGAGAGGACAGAGGGCTTTTGGAGGATGAGCCTCTTGAAAAGCTCACAGGGATGGCTCTGTTTCACAGGACGATGAGGGAGTTTCTGGACAACCTGGCCTTCGGGGCAGACGGAGATCTGAGAAGATGCGGGGAAAAGCGCTATACAGCAGATGCTGTTTCCCTGATGACGCTCCACGCCGCCAAGGGCCTGGAATTTCCTGCGGTTATCATAGCGGGGGTGAGAAAATACTCCATTCCCATGGAGCCGGAGCAGAAAAAAAGAGAGGAACCGGGCAAGATAACGGCTGAGTCTGAGGAAGACCGGTTAAAGAAGGAGGAGGAGAGGCGTCTGTTTTATGTGGGCATGACCCGGGCAAAAGAGGAGCTGATTCTGGTAACTTCCGGGACAGAGTCGGAATTTCTCGGTGAAATTCCGGAGCGCCTGGCTGTGAGGGAAGAGACAGGCGGAAAAAAGACCTTTGCACCGAGGCAGCTCAGCCTGTTTGATTTTATGAAGTAA
- the hcp gene encoding hydroxylamine reductase, protein MAYKMFCYQCQETSGCSGCTQGGVCGKTARTANLQDLLVYASKGLAAVLYLSGENGEGAGRLPIKEDSRLLRDNLFATITNANFDDEKLVCRIFATQKRKEEALRKLNNPDAILAGACESLKDAVLWMPGTKEEILDLAGDRGEKESSVSEIFGILSAGNEDIRSLRELITYGLKGMAAYLKHADVLGKRDEETENFMIRALSALADDRLSAEELLSLAMETGKFGVSAMALLDRANTERYGSPEITEVELGVRKNPGILISGHDLRDLEMLLEQTEGTGVDVYTHSEMLPAHYYPAFKKYSHFAGNYGNAWWKQTEEFEAFNGPVILTTNCLVPPRASYRDRVYTTGAVGFPGCRHIEGDSGEKKDFSAVIEQARHCEPPRELERGTITGGFAHSQVLALADKIVEAVKKGAVRKFVVMAGCDGRQQGRSYYTEFAEALPKDTVILTAGCAKYRYNKLNLGTIEGIPRVLDAGQCNDSYSLAVIAMKLKEVFGMEDINDLPIVYNIAWYEQKAVIVLLALLHLGIKNIHLGPTLPAFLSPGVARILTEKFGIQGITEPQKDMERMEIL, encoded by the coding sequence ATGGCTTACAAAATGTTTTGTTATCAGTGTCAGGAAACGTCAGGGTGCAGCGGATGCACTCAGGGAGGGGTCTGCGGAAAGACGGCCAGGACAGCAAATCTCCAGGATCTGCTTGTCTATGCGTCAAAGGGGCTTGCCGCCGTCCTGTACCTGTCCGGTGAGAATGGGGAGGGCGCGGGAAGGCTGCCTATTAAGGAGGACAGCAGGCTGCTTCGCGACAACCTGTTTGCTACCATCACCAATGCGAACTTTGACGATGAGAAGCTCGTCTGCCGTATCTTTGCGACACAGAAGAGAAAGGAGGAAGCTCTGAGAAAACTGAACAATCCTGACGCCATCCTGGCGGGAGCCTGCGAGAGCCTGAAAGATGCCGTTCTCTGGATGCCTGGGACGAAGGAGGAAATCCTGGATCTGGCCGGGGACAGAGGAGAGAAAGAGAGTTCTGTTTCAGAGATATTCGGAATCCTGTCTGCAGGAAATGAGGATATAAGAAGCCTGAGAGAGCTGATCACCTATGGACTGAAGGGAATGGCCGCTTACCTGAAGCATGCGGACGTTCTCGGAAAGAGGGATGAGGAAACGGAGAACTTTATGATCCGCGCCCTCTCCGCCCTGGCTGATGACAGACTGTCGGCGGAGGAGCTGCTCTCCTTAGCCATGGAGACAGGGAAATTTGGCGTTTCTGCCATGGCACTTTTAGACAGGGCCAATACGGAGCGGTACGGCTCACCGGAGATCACAGAGGTGGAGCTGGGAGTCAGAAAGAATCCGGGAATTCTGATCTCCGGACATGATCTGAGGGATCTGGAAATGCTTCTTGAGCAGACGGAGGGGACGGGAGTGGATGTGTACACCCATTCGGAAATGCTCCCCGCCCACTATTATCCCGCATTTAAGAAGTACAGCCACTTTGCGGGAAATTATGGCAATGCCTGGTGGAAGCAGACGGAGGAGTTCGAGGCCTTCAACGGCCCGGTGATCCTTACCACAAACTGTCTGGTTCCGCCGAGAGCTTCCTACCGGGATCGCGTTTACACAACAGGGGCCGTGGGCTTTCCGGGCTGCCGTCATATTGAGGGAGATAGTGGAGAGAAAAAGGATTTCAGCGCAGTGATCGAGCAGGCCAGACACTGTGAGCCGCCGAGGGAGCTGGAGAGAGGGACAATCACAGGAGGTTTTGCCCACAGCCAGGTGCTTGCGCTGGCCGATAAGATTGTGGAGGCAGTGAAAAAGGGAGCTGTCCGTAAATTTGTGGTGATGGCAGGATGTGACGGCAGACAGCAGGGAAGGAGCTATTATACGGAATTTGCAGAAGCTCTTCCAAAGGATACGGTGATCCTCACTGCCGGCTGTGCAAAATACAGGTACAATAAATTAAATCTGGGAACCATCGAGGGAATCCCCAGAGTGCTTGACGCAGGACAGTGCAATGACTCCTACTCTCTGGCTGTCATAGCCATGAAGCTGAAGGAGGTCTTCGGTATGGAGGACATCAATGACCTTCCGATTGTCTACAATATTGCCTGGTATGAGCAGAAAGCCGTGATTGTGCTGCTGGCCCTTCTGCATCTGGGAATTAAAAATATTCACCTGGGGCCCACCCTTCCGGCCTTCCTCTCCCCGGGAGTAGCCCGGATTCTGACAGAGAAGTTTGGAATTCAGGGAATCACAGAGCCGCAGAAGGATATGGAGAGAATGGAGATTTTGTAA
- a CDS encoding Crp/Fnr family transcriptional regulator produces the protein MDRISGETNHVSENSAKGYSGRELKALLGCTLFSGIDAGELTGLLGCLDARKRTFLKNEFIYHSGEPVSSMGIVLSGSVHIVKEDFWGRRHLLSEAGEGNFFAEAYASLPGTPLSVSVLAAEDSSLLFVNVSRLLDVCPSSCPFHQTLIRNVLSALAGKNLMLTKKMEQLSRRSIREKLLAYLSDVSAQAGSSSFSIPFNRQQLADYLCTDRSALSSELGRLKREGVLDFKRNVFHLNETEQKKSD, from the coding sequence ATGGACAGAATATCAGGAGAAACTAATCATGTATCTGAGAATTCAGCGAAGGGGTATTCCGGCCGGGAGCTGAAGGCTCTGCTTGGCTGTACCCTGTTTTCAGGGATTGACGCCGGGGAGCTTACCGGGCTTTTAGGCTGTCTGGATGCGAGAAAAAGAACCTTTCTGAAAAATGAATTTATTTATCACAGCGGGGAACCTGTTTCTTCCATGGGAATCGTGCTGTCCGGATCTGTGCACATTGTAAAAGAAGATTTCTGGGGCAGGAGGCATCTGCTGTCGGAAGCCGGGGAAGGGAACTTTTTCGCCGAGGCTTATGCCAGCCTTCCGGGAACTCCCCTATCAGTCAGCGTCCTGGCAGCTGAGGACTCCTCCCTGCTGTTTGTCAATGTCAGCCGGCTTCTTGACGTTTGCCCCTCTTCCTGCCCCTTCCACCAGACGCTGATCCGGAATGTGCTCTCCGCTCTTGCCGGGAAAAATCTGATGCTCACGAAAAAGATGGAGCAGCTGTCCCGCCGCTCTATCCGTGAAAAGCTCCTGGCCTACCTGTCGGATGTTTCCGCCCAGGCAGGCTCCAGCTCCTTTTCCATCCCATTCAACAGGCAGCAGCTTGCCGATTACCTCTGCACAGACCGGAGCGCGCTCTCTTCGGAGCTTGGCCGGCTGAAGCGGGAAGGCGTGCTTGATTTCAAACGAAATGTATTCCATCTGAATGAAACGGAGCAGAAAAAATCTGACTGA